From the Roseibium salinum genome, one window contains:
- a CDS encoding DnaA ATPase domain-containing protein produces MAEPPRQLPLDLPHEAALSRDDFLLGVSNRTALELLERWPDWPSPVVVLAGPVGSGKTHLVRAFQEETGAAVIAARDFTEANVEELVAAPAAVVEDAHLGVDNTALFHLLNAATQAGKTVLITSRTWPTSWNITLADLASRLRAATPVEIQEPDDDLLRRVLVKLFADRQIAVDIGVVDYLVVRMERSLEVAMQAVEAIDQEALAGRVKITKPLAGRVLENVQKGG; encoded by the coding sequence ATGGCGGAACCACCGCGCCAGCTACCGCTAGACCTGCCGCATGAGGCCGCGCTCAGCCGGGACGATTTTTTGCTGGGCGTATCGAACCGCACGGCGCTCGAGTTGCTGGAGCGCTGGCCGGACTGGCCTTCGCCGGTGGTCGTGCTGGCGGGGCCGGTCGGTTCGGGCAAGACCCATCTCGTGCGTGCCTTCCAGGAAGAAACGGGTGCCGCCGTCATTGCCGCCCGGGACTTCACGGAAGCCAATGTCGAGGAACTGGTGGCAGCACCCGCAGCCGTGGTGGAGGATGCCCATCTCGGCGTCGACAATACGGCGCTTTTCCATTTGCTGAATGCGGCGACACAGGCGGGGAAGACCGTCCTGATCACCAGCCGCACCTGGCCGACGAGCTGGAATATCACGCTGGCGGACCTTGCGTCGCGCCTGCGGGCCGCAACGCCGGTGGAAATTCAGGAACCGGACGACGATCTCCTGCGCCGGGTTCTGGTAAAGCTCTTTGCAGACCGGCAGATCGCCGTCGATATCGGTGTGGTGGACTATCTGGTCGTGCGAATGGAACGCTCGCTGGAGGTGGCCATGCAAGCCGTCGAGGCGATCGATCAGGAGGCGCTTGCGGGCCGTGTGAAGATTACCAAACCGCTGGCTGGCCGTGTCCTTGAAAATGTGCAAAAAGGCGGCTGA